In one Candidatus Omnitrophota bacterium genomic region, the following are encoded:
- a CDS encoding TIGR01212 family radical SAM protein (This family includes YhcC from E. coli K-12, an uncharacterized radical SAM protein.), with protein sequence MEQYYYSFNDYLQQKYGTRVQRLSLNAGFTCPTRDGKIDTEGCIYCNEKGFSHFPDMRLPLKKQLEKAIDYAKRRYKAGKFIAYFQNASGTYGPHSQLKKAYDAIKDFPGIVGLYVSTRPDCVDDKKLELIKSYSKDYEVWIEYGLQSSHDRTLKFINRRHTFHDFVEAVSLTAKKGIKVGAHVILGLPGETREDMVQTAKKIAGLPVSGIKLHILHVLKGTKLEKYHKEGKIHLLPFQEYVQTVCDFLEVTDPKCVVFRLVSDANTDFLVAPKWINRKSEVIDAIKKEFEKRGTKQGVLWQAK encoded by the coding sequence ATGGAACAATACTACTACTCATTTAACGATTACTTACAGCAAAAATACGGCACGCGCGTACAGCGCCTGAGCCTGAACGCCGGCTTTACCTGCCCCACGCGCGACGGCAAAATTGATACGGAGGGCTGCATATATTGCAATGAAAAAGGATTTTCTCACTTCCCGGATATGCGCCTCCCCTTAAAAAAGCAGCTTGAGAAGGCCATAGATTACGCAAAGCGTCGGTATAAGGCCGGAAAATTCATCGCATATTTTCAGAATGCATCCGGTACATACGGGCCGCATTCGCAATTGAAAAAGGCATACGATGCGATAAAAGATTTTCCCGGCATTGTCGGCCTCTACGTATCGACGCGGCCGGATTGTGTTGACGATAAAAAGCTTGAGCTGATAAAATCTTATTCTAAGGATTATGAAGTGTGGATTGAATACGGCCTGCAGAGCTCGCACGACAGAACCCTTAAATTTATAAACAGGCGACATACATTCCACGATTTTGTGGAAGCGGTCTCTCTGACGGCAAAAAAAGGCATAAAAGTCGGCGCACATGTTATACTGGGGCTTCCGGGCGAGACGCGCGAAGACATGGTACAGACGGCGAAGAAGATAGCGGGCCTGCCCGTCTCTGGCATAAAGCTGCACATCCTGCATGTCTTAAAAGGGACAAAGCTGGAAAAATATCACAAAGAAGGCAAGATACACCTTTTACCTTTTCAGGAATATGTGCAGACGGTCTGCGATTTTCTTGAGGTGACGGATCCCAAGTGCGTCGTCTTCAGACTGGTCTCGGACGCTAATACGGATTTTCTTGTAGCGCCAAAGTGGATCAACAGAAAATCTGAAGTAATAGACGCGATCAAAAAAGAATTCGAAAAAAGAGGAACAAAACAGGGGGTGCTATGGCAGGCAAAGTGA